Proteins from a single region of Fundulus heteroclitus isolate FHET01 chromosome 12, MU-UCD_Fhet_4.1, whole genome shotgun sequence:
- the LOC105939938 gene encoding G-protein coupled receptor-associated protein LMBRD2B isoform X1 — protein MTAAALSAVVVAVFFLVLYLLHRYGDLKKQQRLVLLGTLLSWYLCFLIVFILPLDVSTTIYNQCIHDFSNRTSSASQSEQALFQPASAANFCLKSWSYIPDGVLPVFWRVVYWTSQFLTWLLLPFMQSYARSGAFSILGKVKTALIQNAIYYGTYLLIFVVLLIYAAVHLHLKLSWTGLQTIGIAAANTWGLFLLVLLLGYGLVEIPRSYWLSSSNDFLLAKAYFKVAKLATEKAAAEETLADVMEEVSDIDRSVRFNHGLRKCVDTILTKCPTRYQEEMGRNVEHSGREDGAVPTKRGLIKLHEKVISAVQRHSQAQVQWSLLLDEALHLEDVAKSQSSALRVITSSPTSNHLGWFRRFIYTPTVEWYWECVFRKTFCRLLAVLLSLLSVAVVWSECTFFSTRPVLSLFAIFIQKAEQNVFIEMVCFVSILFMCVCVYSTVFRIRVFNYYHLIPHHQTDAYSLQFSGMLFCRLTPPLCLNFLGLIHMDSAFSHQDKIQTSYTSIMGSMRLLPVISDGFYIYYPMLVLLLCIATIYKLGSRCLNLLGFYQYITDDDWTSDLVDEGKELIRRERRMRQKAEDGQNRRWAWRERYGVQATSERNRAGYTELSHENSPETEIRKGVAIGDGNAEELHTSLLQDNSSDEIPNRRSTTGRYLSLSPSLTGFFDDV, from the exons atgactgctgctgctttgTCTGCTGTGGTTGTCGCGGTCTTCTTCCTGGTCCTCTACCTTCTCCATCGTTATGGAGATTTGAAGAAGCAGCAGCGCCTGGTCCTGTTAGGGACGCTCCTGTCCTGGTACCTCTGCTTCCTCATCGTGTTCATCCTGCCACTTGATGTCAGCACG ACCATCTACAACCAATGCATTCATGACTTTTCAAACCGCACCTCCTCTGCATCCCAGAGCGAACAAGCTTTGTTCCAACCTGCAAG TGCGGCAAACTTCTGCTTGAAGTCCTGGAGCTACATCCCAGATGGCGTCCTGCCGGTGTTTTGGAGAGTCGTGTACTGGACTTCCCAGTTTCTCACATG GCTGCTGTTGCCCTTCATGCAGTCCTACGCCCGTTCCGGAGCCTTCTCCATTCTGGGGAAGGTGAAAACAGCTCTAATCCAAAATGCGATCTATTACGGCACCTACCTCCTCATCTTCGTCGTCCTGCTGATCTATGCGGCCGTTCACCTCCACCTGAAACTTTCTTG GACAGGGCTCCAGACCATCGGTATCGCAGCTGCTAACACCTGGGGCCTGTTCCTCTTGGTGCTGTTGCTTGGCTACGGCCTGGTGGAGATCCCGCGATCTTATTGGCTCTCGTCTTCAAACGATTTCCTGCTGGCCAAAGCTTACTTTAAGGTAGCGAAGCTGGCAACTGAGAAAGCTGCAGCCGAGGAGACCTTAGCAGACGTTATggag GAGGTCAGCGACATCGACAGATCTGTGAGGTTCAACCACGGTCTCAGGAAATGTGTGGACACCATTCTGACAAAG TGTCCCACGAGGTACCAGGAAGAGATGGGAAGAAACGTGGAACACTCCGGCCGCGAGGACGGCGCCGTTCCTACCAAACGCGGGCTGATCAAACTTCACGAAAAG GTGATTTCTGCAGTGCAGAGGCACAGCCAGGCTCAGGTTCAGTGGTCCCTCTTGTTGGATGAGGCCCTTCATCTGGAAGATGTGGCTAAAAGCCAGAGCAGTGCGCTACGAGTCATCACCAGCAGCCCCACCTCGAACCACCTGGGCTGGTTCCGCAGATTCATCTACACCCCGACTGTCG AGTGGTACTGGGAGTGTGTGTTCAGGAAGACTTTCTGCAGGCTGCTGGCGGTGCTCCTGTCTCTCCTCTCTGTAGCGGTCGTCTGGTCTGAGTGCACCTTCTTCAGCACGCGCCCCGTCCTCTCCCTGTTTGCCATCTTCATCCAGAAAGCTGAACAAAACGTTTTTATTGAG ATGGTGTGCTTTGTCAGCATCCTCTTCATGTGCGTGTGCGTCTACTCCACGGTGTTCAGGATACGGGTCTTCAACTACTATCACCTTATACCGCATCACCAGACCGACGCTTACAGCCTGCAGTTCAGCGGCAT GCTGTTTTGTCGTCTGACTCCTCCTTTGTGTCTCAACTTCTTGGGCCTGATTCATATGGACTCTGCCTTCTCACACCAGGACAAAATACAGACATCCTACACCTCT ATTATGGGCTCCATGCGGCTGCTGCCGGTCATATCTGATGGATTCTACATCTATTATCCCATGTTGGTGTTGCTGCTCTGCATTGCAACCATTTACAA gcTGGGCTCTCGCTGTTTAAACCTCCTGGGCTTCTATCAGTACATTACCGACGACGACTGGACCTCTGACCTGGTAGATGAAGGCAAGGAGCTGATTAGAAGag AAAGGAGAATGAGGCAAAAAGCAGAGGATGGCCAAAATCGAAGATGG GCCTGGAGGGAGAGATATGGAGTCCAGGCCACCTCTGAGCGAAACCGAGCCGGTTATACCGAGTTGAGCCACGAGAACAGCCCTGAAACAGAGATCAGGAAAGGTG TCGCTATAGGGGATGGAAATGCAGAGGAGCTGCATACAAGTTTACTGCAGGATAACTCCAGTGATGAGATACCAAATAGAAG ATCCACGACTGGACGTTATCTGTCTCTGTCACCTTCTCTGACGGGCTTCTTTGATGATGTGTAA
- the LOC105939938 gene encoding G-protein coupled receptor-associated protein LMBRD2B isoform X2, whose protein sequence is MTAAALSAVVVAVFFLVLYLLHRYGDLKKQQRLVLLGTLLSWYLCFLIVFILPLDVSTTIYNQCIHDFSNRTSSASQSEQALFQPASAANFCLKSWSYIPDGVLPVFWRVVYWTSQFLTWLLLPFMQSYARSGAFSILGKVKTALIQNAIYYGTYLLIFVVLLIYAAVHLHLKLSWTGLQTIGIAAANTWGLFLLVLLLGYGLVEIPRSYWLSSSNDFLLAKAYFKVAKLATEKAAAEETLADVMEEVSDIDRSVRFNHGLRKCVDTILTKCPTRYQEEMGRNVEHSGREDGAVPTKRGLIKLHEKVISAVQRHSQAQVQWSLLLDEALHLEDVAKSQSSALRVITSSPTSNHLGWFRRFIYTPTVEWYWECVFRKTFCRLLAVLLSLLSVAVVWSECTFFSTRPVLSLFAIFIQKAEQNVFIEMVCFVSILFMCVCVYSTVFRIRVFNYYHLIPHHQTDAYSLQFSGMLFCRLTPPLCLNFLGLIHMDSAFSHQDKIQTSYTSIMGSMRLLPVISDGFYIYYPMLVLLLCIATIYKLGSRCLNLLGFYQYITDDDWTSDLVDEGKELIRRERRMRQKAEDGQNRRWAWRERYGVQATSERNRAGYTELSHENSPETEIRKVAIGDGNAEELHTSLLQDNSSDEIPNRRSTTGRYLSLSPSLTGFFDDV, encoded by the exons atgactgctgctgctttgTCTGCTGTGGTTGTCGCGGTCTTCTTCCTGGTCCTCTACCTTCTCCATCGTTATGGAGATTTGAAGAAGCAGCAGCGCCTGGTCCTGTTAGGGACGCTCCTGTCCTGGTACCTCTGCTTCCTCATCGTGTTCATCCTGCCACTTGATGTCAGCACG ACCATCTACAACCAATGCATTCATGACTTTTCAAACCGCACCTCCTCTGCATCCCAGAGCGAACAAGCTTTGTTCCAACCTGCAAG TGCGGCAAACTTCTGCTTGAAGTCCTGGAGCTACATCCCAGATGGCGTCCTGCCGGTGTTTTGGAGAGTCGTGTACTGGACTTCCCAGTTTCTCACATG GCTGCTGTTGCCCTTCATGCAGTCCTACGCCCGTTCCGGAGCCTTCTCCATTCTGGGGAAGGTGAAAACAGCTCTAATCCAAAATGCGATCTATTACGGCACCTACCTCCTCATCTTCGTCGTCCTGCTGATCTATGCGGCCGTTCACCTCCACCTGAAACTTTCTTG GACAGGGCTCCAGACCATCGGTATCGCAGCTGCTAACACCTGGGGCCTGTTCCTCTTGGTGCTGTTGCTTGGCTACGGCCTGGTGGAGATCCCGCGATCTTATTGGCTCTCGTCTTCAAACGATTTCCTGCTGGCCAAAGCTTACTTTAAGGTAGCGAAGCTGGCAACTGAGAAAGCTGCAGCCGAGGAGACCTTAGCAGACGTTATggag GAGGTCAGCGACATCGACAGATCTGTGAGGTTCAACCACGGTCTCAGGAAATGTGTGGACACCATTCTGACAAAG TGTCCCACGAGGTACCAGGAAGAGATGGGAAGAAACGTGGAACACTCCGGCCGCGAGGACGGCGCCGTTCCTACCAAACGCGGGCTGATCAAACTTCACGAAAAG GTGATTTCTGCAGTGCAGAGGCACAGCCAGGCTCAGGTTCAGTGGTCCCTCTTGTTGGATGAGGCCCTTCATCTGGAAGATGTGGCTAAAAGCCAGAGCAGTGCGCTACGAGTCATCACCAGCAGCCCCACCTCGAACCACCTGGGCTGGTTCCGCAGATTCATCTACACCCCGACTGTCG AGTGGTACTGGGAGTGTGTGTTCAGGAAGACTTTCTGCAGGCTGCTGGCGGTGCTCCTGTCTCTCCTCTCTGTAGCGGTCGTCTGGTCTGAGTGCACCTTCTTCAGCACGCGCCCCGTCCTCTCCCTGTTTGCCATCTTCATCCAGAAAGCTGAACAAAACGTTTTTATTGAG ATGGTGTGCTTTGTCAGCATCCTCTTCATGTGCGTGTGCGTCTACTCCACGGTGTTCAGGATACGGGTCTTCAACTACTATCACCTTATACCGCATCACCAGACCGACGCTTACAGCCTGCAGTTCAGCGGCAT GCTGTTTTGTCGTCTGACTCCTCCTTTGTGTCTCAACTTCTTGGGCCTGATTCATATGGACTCTGCCTTCTCACACCAGGACAAAATACAGACATCCTACACCTCT ATTATGGGCTCCATGCGGCTGCTGCCGGTCATATCTGATGGATTCTACATCTATTATCCCATGTTGGTGTTGCTGCTCTGCATTGCAACCATTTACAA gcTGGGCTCTCGCTGTTTAAACCTCCTGGGCTTCTATCAGTACATTACCGACGACGACTGGACCTCTGACCTGGTAGATGAAGGCAAGGAGCTGATTAGAAGag AAAGGAGAATGAGGCAAAAAGCAGAGGATGGCCAAAATCGAAGATGG GCCTGGAGGGAGAGATATGGAGTCCAGGCCACCTCTGAGCGAAACCGAGCCGGTTATACCGAGTTGAGCCACGAGAACAGCCCTGAAACAGAGATCAGGAAAG TCGCTATAGGGGATGGAAATGCAGAGGAGCTGCATACAAGTTTACTGCAGGATAACTCCAGTGATGAGATACCAAATAGAAG ATCCACGACTGGACGTTATCTGTCTCTGTCACCTTCTCTGACGGGCTTCTTTGATGATGTGTAA